Proteins encoded in a region of the Veillonella parvula genome:
- a CDS encoding acetyl-CoA C-acyltransferase, with protein sequence MSVYIHGGLRSPIGVLNGQYKHMRPEILGSQVIDEIINRYTISHIDGIFCGNAVGTGGNLGRLMGLMCNLPNSVPAITVDMQCASALMSIEIAYAHIVSGIMDSAIAGGIESSSLQPERVYASGDDREGPYKVAQFTPQDQSPLAMLKGAERTIHKYNVTKEDLYPHIIGSHQRASAALDNPYLQSYIMPITIDGKRCIDECIRPTMNEKLLSRMKPLLGADSITNAGNACLTHDGAAFVYLSNKKGPFKIHSVKPWAGNPQFSPEGALESTEAILKRTGLTMDDIDVVEWNEAFAIIDVLFDKTYPNHIGKYNMFGGALAYGHPYGCSGAILVLHCMAALESCGGRYGLCAIAGAGGTGSALIMERM encoded by the coding sequence ATGTCAGTATATATTCATGGTGGGCTTAGAAGTCCCATCGGCGTTTTAAATGGACAATATAAACATATGAGACCCGAGATTTTGGGCTCTCAAGTAATTGATGAAATAATTAATCGTTATACTATTTCACATATAGATGGAATCTTCTGTGGTAATGCAGTTGGTACTGGTGGTAACCTTGGCCGTCTCATGGGTCTTATGTGTAATTTACCAAATTCTGTGCCTGCTATCACCGTTGATATGCAATGTGCCTCAGCTTTGATGAGTATTGAGATAGCATATGCACATATTGTGTCTGGTATTATGGATTCTGCTATTGCAGGCGGTATTGAAAGTTCGTCGTTACAGCCAGAGCGGGTGTATGCATCTGGGGATGACCGAGAAGGTCCCTATAAGGTAGCTCAATTTACGCCCCAAGATCAATCGCCTTTAGCCATGCTCAAAGGGGCCGAGCGGACTATTCATAAATACAATGTAACAAAGGAAGATTTATATCCGCATATTATTGGCAGTCATCAAAGAGCATCAGCAGCTTTAGATAACCCATATTTACAGTCATATATTATGCCTATTACTATAGATGGTAAAAGATGTATAGATGAATGTATTCGACCTACGATGAACGAAAAACTCTTGTCTAGGATGAAACCTTTGTTGGGAGCTGACTCTATTACAAATGCAGGCAATGCGTGTTTAACTCATGATGGAGCAGCCTTTGTATATTTATCTAATAAAAAAGGGCCTTTTAAAATTCATAGCGTCAAACCTTGGGCAGGAAATCCCCAGTTTAGTCCAGAGGGTGCCCTTGAAAGCACAGAAGCCATTTTAAAACGTACAGGTTTAACTATGGATGATATTGACGTAGTGGAATGGAATGAAGCCTTTGCCATTATTGATGTTCTTTTTGATAAGACTTATCCTAATCATATTGGGAAATATAACATGTTTGGTGGAGCGTTAGCTTATGGGCATCCCTATGGATGTTCTGGCGCCATATTAGTGCTTCACTGTATGGCTGCTTTAGAATCTTGTGGTGGTCGTTATGGTTTATGCGCTATTGCTGGTGCAGGAGGCACAGGATCGGCTTTAATTATGGAACGTATGTAA